The window GGAATGGGCCTGCGCGTCTCTCTGGCTGCCGTCACCCTCGCCCTCGGCATACATCAGGGCACGGCGGCCCTTCTCGTGTCGCTGGCGGCGATGCTGCTCGCCCGTAGTGGCGTGCTGGTCCTGCGGGCCCGGGAACTGCGCGAGCAGTACGGTGTCGCAGTCGGTGTCGCTGCGGGCGTCATGCCGCCGACGCCCGCGCAGAGCATGGGGAAGGGCCGCGCGTGATGCGGAGTACGTGGACGAGCTGGCCGTCGAGAGAAGCTCTCACCCGTGCGCCTCAGGCTCGCAGCCGGGTAGCGATCGCGCGGTTCGTGTGGAGCGCGGTGCTGATCGGTCTGCTCTGGTCCGCCTTCTCGGACGGCCGGTTCGCGCTCTGGCAGATCGCGATCGGTCTGGTGCTGACAGCCGGCTGTGCCATGGCCGCCAGAGCGTATTTCCGTACCACCAGGGAGCATCGGCTGTGGCCGTCTCTCGGCCTGCTGGTGTTGCTGGTGGCGGTGGCGTTCGGTGCTCTGGAGGCCGGTGCGGGCGCGCTCGCGGTGGCGCTGTGGTGCGGCTGCGCCGTGATCGCACTGGAACGCCTCCCGCTGTCGGCCGGGGTACCCCTGACAGCGGTGGCGCTCGTCGCCTATGCCGTCGTGAAACAGGACGGCTGGATGACCACCGCCATCACCACGGGCAGCCTCTGCCTGGGCGGGTACGTGCTGCGACTCGACGCCGAGGCCCGTGGCAGTTCCCAGCGGCTCCTCGCCCAGGAGCGGGCCGCCCGCGAAGCTGAGGCAGGGACGGCGGCGCTGGCGGAGAGATCCAGGATCGCCCGCGAGATCCACGACGTACTCGCCCACAGCCTCTCCGCGCAACTGGTGCATCTGGAGGCGGCCAGGCTGCTGATCGAGCGGGAGCCTGCCGGGCCGTTCCGTGATCAGGTGCTGGAGAGGGTGGTGGCCGCGCGGGCCATGGCGCGTGAGGGCCTTGCCGAGACGCGTCAGGCGCTTTCCGCGCTGCGCGGGGAGATGACTCCGGTGGAGGAGTTCCTGAGACAACTGGTAGCCGGCGAGCCGGCCGAGCTATCCGTGGCGGGGGAGCGCAGGGAACTGTCCGCAGAGGCGTCGCAGACGGTTCGCAGGGTCGCCCAGGAGGCGGTGACGAACACCCGGAAGCACGCCCCAGGGGCCGCCGTGTTCGTTCGCCTTGAGTACGGGCCGGAGTCCGTGGCACTGGAGGTTCGGGACGCCGGGGGCAACCGTCCCGGCGCGGAGCTCGCTGACAGTGGGTCCGGCTACGGTCTTCTCGGGATGAGAGAGCGCGCCGAACTGCTCGGCGGCACCCTGGAGGCAAGACCGGACGAGGAGGGATTCGTGGTGAGTCTGCGGGTGCCCGCGTGACCGCGCGGGTGGTGGTCGCCGACGACCAGTCGGTGGTCCGCGAGGGCATTGTCATGCTGCTGGGACTGCTGCCGGGTATCGAGGTCGTGGGAGCGGCCAAGGACGGGGAGGAAGCACTCGCCCTCGTCGAGGAGAAGGCGCCCGACGTGGTCCTGATGGATCTCCGCATGCCGAGATGCGATGGGGTCGAGGCGACTCGTCGGATCCGGCGTGAGCATCCGCGTACCCAGGTGGTCGTCCTCACGACCTTCGCCGACGACGACTCGCTGTTCACGGCTCTGCAGGCGGGTGCTCGCGGCTATCTGACCAAGGACGCCCGTGGCGAGGAGATCGCGCAGGCCATCTCGGCGGTGCTGTCGGGTGAGGCGGGGCTGTCACCGAAGGTGCAGCGCAGGCTGCTCGAGCGGGTCACCGCGCAGGCAGTCCTGTCGGGTTCCCCCGCCCCGGCCGAACTGCCCGACGGGATCACGCCCCGCGAGGCCGAGGTGCTGATCCTCATCGCGGACGGACTCTCCAACGCGGAGATCGCCCGCACGCTCCACATCTCGCGCGCCACGGTGAAGACGCACATCAACAACCTCTTCGCCAAGACGGGAGCGCGCGACAGGACAGGAGCCGTGCGCTATGCCTACGGAAGGGGGATCGCACACCCGCCCGGGACTTCCGTCACCTGAAATGGTGAAGCACCACGAATGAAGTGCCCGGGATCTTCCCGATCTGCCCATTCTTGGCTACGCGGCCGAAAAGGCACGTGGACAAGGGAGTTGTCGGTGGAGAAGGAAGCTGGGCCGGACGCCGCAGGACTGCGGCTCGACGACCCGTGGTACGAGGCGCCGGCTGCCGGGTGGGGCGAGCCGGACGGCGCGGGAGGCAGCGCGGCCGGGGACGGCTGGTCCCATGCGGGGGCACGACAGGAGTACAGCGCGGCCGACATCTATCTGGAAGTGCAGAACAGTCCGGCCTTTCGCGAAGTGCGTCGCCGTTACAGGCGGTTCGTCGTTCCGGCGGCTGCCGCGTTCCTGCTCTGGTACCTCGCGTACGTCATCGCGGCCACCACGGCTCATGGCCTGATGGCGCGCCCTGTGGCCGGGGTGCTCAACGTGGCGATGCTGGCAGGTCTGGGGCAGTTCCTGACGACCTTCCTCCTCACCTGGGCGTATGCGCGTCACGCGCGGTTGCACCGTGACCGGGCGGCGTTGGAACTGCGTTGGGAGACCCAGGAGATGACAAGAGGGATCAGCCGGTGAGCGGGAACCACCAGACGCTGGCACTGCTGCTGTTCAGCGTGTTCATCGCCGTCACGCTCGGCATCACGACCTGGGTGAGCCGGAACCGGCAGGGCTCCGCGGAGGAGTTCTACGCCGGGGGCCGACTGTT is drawn from Streptomyces sp. NBC_00178 and contains these coding sequences:
- a CDS encoding sensor histidine kinase — translated: MMRSTWTSWPSREALTRAPQARSRVAIARFVWSAVLIGLLWSAFSDGRFALWQIAIGLVLTAGCAMAARAYFRTTREHRLWPSLGLLVLLVAVAFGALEAGAGALAVALWCGCAVIALERLPLSAGVPLTAVALVAYAVVKQDGWMTTAITTGSLCLGGYVLRLDAEARGSSQRLLAQERAAREAEAGTAALAERSRIAREIHDVLAHSLSAQLVHLEAARLLIEREPAGPFRDQVLERVVAARAMAREGLAETRQALSALRGEMTPVEEFLRQLVAGEPAELSVAGERRELSAEASQTVRRVAQEAVTNTRKHAPGAAVFVRLEYGPESVALEVRDAGGNRPGAELADSGSGYGLLGMRERAELLGGTLEARPDEEGFVVSLRVPA
- a CDS encoding response regulator transcription factor: MTARVVVADDQSVVREGIVMLLGLLPGIEVVGAAKDGEEALALVEEKAPDVVLMDLRMPRCDGVEATRRIRREHPRTQVVVLTTFADDDSLFTALQAGARGYLTKDARGEEIAQAISAVLSGEAGLSPKVQRRLLERVTAQAVLSGSPAPAELPDGITPREAEVLILIADGLSNAEIARTLHISRATVKTHINNLFAKTGARDRTGAVRYAYGRGIAHPPGTSVT
- a CDS encoding DUF485 domain-containing protein — protein: MEKEAGPDAAGLRLDDPWYEAPAAGWGEPDGAGGSAAGDGWSHAGARQEYSAADIYLEVQNSPAFREVRRRYRRFVVPAAAAFLLWYLAYVIAATTAHGLMARPVAGVLNVAMLAGLGQFLTTFLLTWAYARHARLHRDRAALELRWETQEMTRGISR